ACTGCTCTTTATTCAATAAAGAAGGAATCTCGGCATACCCCTGCTCGTCCAACTTCCGCTGAAGCGTATTCCAATCCAAGCCCAATATAAGATCCCGGAGACGATCAGGCATGAAGAATACTCCCTTCAAACACCGAGCTTTCCTTCTCGAGCGTCAGAAGCCGGGTTTTCATTTCCAATCCTCCGCGATAGCCGGTGAGCGCACCATTCTTACCGATTACCCGGTGGCATGGTACTGTGATTAAAAGCGGATTTGCTCCGATAGCAGCTCCAACAGCACGTACCGCAGCCGGTTTTCGGATATGACCGGCAATGTCCGAATACGACCGGGTTTGCCCATATGGTATCTGGCAAAGAGCATTCCACACCGCGAGCTGGAACGGCGTTCCGCGGAAATCGACGGAAATGGTGAAGCAAGTGAGTTTTCCTTGTAAATACTCGATTAATTCCGCCTTATAAGGCTGCAGAATTTCATCGTTCCGGGCCAGGACTGTCCCCGGAAACCGGCTTTCAACCCATTTGGCCAATTCGTCAAACGATTTACTCTGAGATCCAATGTAACAGAGCCCACTGGACGTTGCCGCAATGTACATATTCCAATCCTCATGATTCAGCAATGTCCAATAGATCTGCGGATCAGTATTTGGATGCATGGTTCAGAACCCCCTTAATCGATTTATTCCTTATTAACTGACGGTACTCTGCAGGCGTATGTCCGTTAATTTTCTTGAACAGGGTTATGAAATAAGGTGTATTCGGCATGCCTACGGACAATGCGATTTCGGCAATCGATTTATCCGACCGTTCCAGATACTCCATAGCTTTGGCCATTCTCGTTTGCTGAACATATTCCAACGGCGTTATTCCCTTGACCCTCTTGAAAGTACGGTGCAAATGATAAGGGCTTCCGTGACACATATCGGCCAAGGTTGCAAGTGTAATCGTTTCGCTGAAGTTTAATTCAATGAATTTGGCGATCTGTGCCGCCCATTCCATATCAGGCAGCTTCAAACCGGTCGGCCTGCACCGTTTGCACGGTCGGTAATCGGCTGAAACCGCTTGATCGGCACTTTGAAATATGCGTACGTTTTCCCTTTTGGGCGCTCTGGACTTGCAGGACGGTCTGCAAAAAATACCGGTAGTTTTGACCGCGTATAGAAACTTGCCGTCGTACGAGGCGTCGTTTCGAATAATCGCTTGCCAACGTTCATCGGTAAACCGTTCACTTTCCGTCATTTGCTTCACCTCCAACCACAGTATACCCGCTATTTATTCACTAATGTACGCAATCGGAATGTAATAGCAAGATATCGAAATTATTTGCCGCTGATTTATGATAAAACTATAGATGAACTGTGGGGATGAATGGAGGATTTATATGGTGAATAAAAAAGGCTGTCCAGAGTGGGATGCTCCTTATTTTACAGGTGTTACGACGATGAAGATTTATTGTTTCCCTTGGTGTTCGGGACAACCTAAGCCTGAGAATGTAATCCGGTTTGAGTCGCGGGCGGAAGCGGAATCAGCAGGCTACCGGCCATGCAAAAACTGCTGTTCCGCCCTCCCTCACGGCTCCTGGGAGGATCATAAGCTGCAGCTGAGATTATTGGTTCCAAGAGAATTCAGCTTTGCCGAAAACCTGCGGTACTTGGCCGACGCCCAGAACGAATGCCTGTTCCATATTAAGGGCGGGCGGGTCTGCAAAGCCTTATCGATCGAAGATGAAACGCCCGTAGTGGAAGTCAGCGGCGATGACGGCAGCGGGATCGTGATACGTTTTTTGGGAGAGACGGCCCCTTCACGCAAATGGGTTCGAGCGGCAGTGGCCCGTTATGTAAGGGATTGGTTTGATTTGGATACGGACTTACTGCCATTTTACAATCTTGCTGGTACCGACGAGCTGCTTGGCAGAGTGGTGAGCCGGTTCAATGGACTGCGTAATATCGGCATCCCCGATTTATTCGAGGCGATCTGCTGGGGAATCATCGGACAGCAAATAAACCTTACCTATGCCTTTACATTGAAAAGACGGCTCGTGGAAAGCTTTGGCCGCCGCGTCGAATGCGATGGGGAACTTTACTGGATCTTCCCCGCCCCCGGGGATATCGCAGCATTGACGGTTGAAGACCTGAGCGGCCTGCGCATGACGGTTAAGAAATGCGAGTATCTCATCGATACCGCCAGGCTCATCGCCCAAGGTAAGCTGACCAAGGAGCTCCTGCTTGCTGAACGGGATTATAAAAAAGCGGAAAAGATGCTCGTGAAAATCCGCGGAATCGGGCCGTGGACGGCAAACTATGTTCTAATGCGCTGTCTGAGAATCCCTTCGGCCTTCCCTATCGACGATGTCGGTCTGCATAACGCAA
This is a stretch of genomic DNA from Paenibacillus sp. sptzw28. It encodes these proteins:
- a CDS encoding methylated-DNA--[protein]-cysteine S-methyltransferase; its protein translation is MHPNTDPQIYWTLLNHEDWNMYIAATSSGLCYIGSQSKSFDELAKWVESRFPGTVLARNDEILQPYKAELIEYLQGKLTCFTISVDFRGTPFQLAVWNALCQIPYGQTRSYSDIAGHIRKPAAVRAVGAAIGANPLLITVPCHRVIGKNGALTGYRGGLEMKTRLLTLEKESSVFEGSILHA
- a CDS encoding bifunctional transcriptional activator/DNA repair enzyme AdaA translates to MTESERFTDERWQAIIRNDASYDGKFLYAVKTTGIFCRPSCKSRAPKRENVRIFQSADQAVSADYRPCKRCRPTGLKLPDMEWAAQIAKFIELNFSETITLATLADMCHGSPYHLHRTFKRVKGITPLEYVQQTRMAKAMEYLERSDKSIAEIALSVGMPNTPYFITLFKKINGHTPAEYRQLIRNKSIKGVLNHASKY
- a CDS encoding Ada metal-binding domain-containing protein; its protein translation is MVNKKGCPEWDAPYFTGVTTMKIYCFPWCSGQPKPENVIRFESRAEAESAGYRPCKNCCSALPHGSWEDHKLQLRLLVPREFSFAENLRYLADAQNECLFHIKGGRVCKALSIEDETPVVEVSGDDGSGIVIRFLGETAPSRKWVRAAVARYVRDWFDLDTDLLPFYNLAGTDELLGRVVSRFNGLRNIGIPDLFEAICWGIIGQQINLTYAFTLKRRLVESFGRRVECDGELYWIFPAPGDIAALTVEDLSGLRMTVKKCEYLIDTARLIAQGKLTKELLLAERDYKKAEKMLVKIRGIGPWTANYVLMRCLRIPSAFPIDDVGLHNAIKHLSGSESKPTKEEILHLSAKWINWESYATFYLWRVLY